The following proteins are encoded in a genomic region of Cyclonatronum proteinivorum:
- the arsA gene encoding arsenical pump-driving ATPase: protein MNLSDPTPYIFFTGKGGVGKTSLASATAIRLADSGKSVLLICTDPASNLKDVLETEVTEKVGPVNGVPELHVVNIDPEQSAEAYRQRVVSPLQDILPQRDLDRIREELSGACTTEIAAFDEFARYIAGDGEHKPYDVIIFDTAPTGHTLRLLELPAAWSAFIDENPEGASCIGPSSALKTNQARYRKVVERLKDPKTTTIYLVTRPETTALREADRSGKELLEMGLSNQELLINGLFEPTDDTDLFAVKLADKMQETIAHMPERLKNLTHHSFPLRPWNLLGIERLRQVFEPLDKQEAERVRETVLSDGPETALPDLNQLTEDLTQDADHGLIMTMGKGGVGKTVIAAALALRLAEKGYPVHLTTTDPAAHLSDYLEGITLPENLELNRIDPQAEKRAYIEKVLRQKGKDKSGEELRLLKEDLESPCTEEVAVFHAFSKAIHQAKRKFVVVDTAPTGHTLLLLDTTGSYHREVMRNSGLDTDKLKTPLRYLQDPAFTKLLLITLPETTPVSEASKLQDDLRRSGIEPYAWIANQSMSMRMSAAASGLSDPILQLRAAAEKPLLKRIEQKEAKLLYGVPFIVDEPVMMQMVTVSEKLS from the coding sequence ATGAATTTATCTGACCCGACCCCCTATATTTTTTTCACCGGCAAAGGCGGGGTAGGCAAAACTTCCCTTGCAAGCGCAACGGCCATCCGGCTTGCCGACAGCGGGAAATCGGTGCTGCTGATTTGCACCGATCCGGCATCCAACCTGAAGGACGTGCTCGAAACGGAGGTGACCGAAAAGGTGGGTCCGGTAAACGGCGTGCCGGAACTGCATGTGGTGAATATCGACCCGGAGCAATCAGCCGAAGCGTACCGGCAGCGGGTGGTTTCGCCCCTGCAGGATATTCTGCCGCAGCGGGACCTTGACCGCATCCGGGAAGAGCTTTCCGGGGCCTGTACGACGGAGATCGCCGCTTTTGATGAGTTCGCGCGGTACATTGCCGGTGACGGGGAGCACAAACCCTATGATGTGATCATTTTTGACACGGCCCCAACCGGCCACACGCTGCGCCTGCTTGAGCTGCCGGCGGCCTGGAGTGCCTTTATTGATGAGAATCCGGAGGGCGCTTCCTGTATCGGGCCGTCATCTGCCCTGAAAACCAATCAGGCGCGGTACCGGAAAGTGGTTGAGCGACTGAAAGATCCGAAAACAACGACCATTTATTTGGTCACCCGTCCGGAAACAACCGCTTTACGGGAAGCGGACCGTTCCGGTAAAGAGCTGCTGGAAATGGGCCTTTCGAATCAGGAACTGCTGATAAACGGGCTGTTTGAACCGACCGATGACACCGACCTTTTTGCTGTGAAACTCGCTGATAAAATGCAGGAGACGATTGCACACATGCCGGAACGGCTCAAAAACCTGACGCATCACAGCTTTCCGCTGCGACCGTGGAATCTGCTCGGCATTGAAAGGCTGCGGCAGGTTTTCGAGCCGCTGGACAAACAGGAAGCCGAGCGGGTGCGTGAAACCGTGCTTTCGGATGGCCCGGAGACCGCATTGCCGGATCTGAATCAACTGACCGAAGACCTGACACAGGACGCTGATCACGGCCTGATTATGACGATGGGCAAGGGCGGCGTCGGGAAAACGGTGATTGCTGCGGCCCTTGCGCTGCGGCTTGCCGAAAAAGGGTATCCGGTGCACCTCACGACGACCGATCCCGCAGCGCATTTATCGGATTATCTGGAGGGCATCACCCTGCCGGAAAATCTGGAGCTCAACCGGATTGATCCGCAGGCTGAAAAGCGGGCGTACATCGAAAAAGTGTTGCGGCAGAAAGGCAAGGACAAATCCGGGGAGGAACTGCGGCTGCTGAAAGAGGACCTGGAATCGCCCTGCACGGAGGAGGTCGCCGTATTTCATGCGTTTTCGAAGGCGATCCATCAGGCCAAACGAAAATTTGTGGTCGTTGACACCGCGCCTACCGGTCACACCCTGCTGCTGCTCGACACGACCGGCAGCTATCACCGGGAAGTGATGCGCAACAGCGGTTTGGATACAGACAAACTCAAGACGCCGCTGCGCTATTTACAGGATCCGGCCTTCACCAAACTGCTGCTGATTACGCTGCCCGAAACAACTCCGGTTTCGGAAGCTTCCAAACTGCAGGATGACCTCCGGCGATCAGGCATCGAGCCGTATGCGTGGATTGCCAATCAGAGCATGAGCATGCGCATGAGCGCGGCCGCTTCCGGGCTGTCCGACCCGATCTTGCAACTGCGGGCCGCTGCCGAAAAGCCGCTGCTGAAACGTATCGAACAGAAGGAAGCAAAGCTGCTTTATGGCGTGCCTTTCATTGTGGATGAACCGGTGATGATGCAGATGGTGACGGTTTCGGAGAAGTTATCTTGA